The Candidatus Binatia bacterium genome includes a window with the following:
- a CDS encoding vegetative protein, which yields MANKGTCKAEGCEKEVQAKGYCPRHYAKWRKGAMPKPRYKTCNEEGCRKRQDRRGLCPEHFAKHYTRAKAEAAAATAG from the coding sequence ATGGCGAACAAGGGAACGTGCAAGGCCGAGGGCTGCGAGAAGGAGGTACAGGCAAAGGGGTATTGTCCCCGGCACTACGCCAAATGGCGCAAGGGTGCGATGCCGAAACCGCGCTACAAGACCTGCAACGAAGAGGGCTGCCGCAAGCGCCAGGACCGGCGCGGGCTCTGCCCGGAACACTTCGCCAAACACTACACCAGGGCAAAGGCCGAAGCCGCGGCCGCAACCGCCGGGTAA